The Lolium rigidum isolate FL_2022 chromosome 1, APGP_CSIRO_Lrig_0.1, whole genome shotgun sequence region ggagaaactctctctcatctattctatgactacctgagactatatataggggcaaacaactctctttcttggCGGACACGAAATAGAGTTGTACTGTGCTACGTCTAGCACGTTTGGCATACCATAGTCcgttaggactccttccatagtacaacaggtaaaTAGATTTCGGATCAccatacaacaaactccaccttgagccgAAATCCTTTGCAACAGTCATAGATAGCATTCAACTCCTCAACTAAAGTCATCACAAGTAAACCTTGTTGAAAAGTCCATAGGACTAATAAACTTCTCATGAAGTTGCATTGAGCAAATTAATCTTGGGTCGTCTAGAAAACAACACAGCTATCAACAAAGTAGACAAATAAACTTGGATCTCCATTAGAAACCCAACAAAAGTCTGAGTCTGTGCCACTGACCTCAAAGAAAACTGAAACTGCTCAATCATCAAATGACATAAGTCATCATATCTCCTGTGGTGCCTGAACGAACGCATAGCTCAAAACATTGTGAAGAACTCATCTCATGGAATCTGAACGTGCTACCTGAAAGCACAAACCTCGACAAACATACTCATGCAAGAGCATCTGGTACGAATGACAACGCGTACACAAAAAATCTGCCAACTTCAAATGGTTAATGAAAATCCATGACATGGTCAAAAACTGACTCTGTAGAACAACTGTCGGATGAAGGAACAACATGCAATGAAGCTTCAACTCTGCAATAGACCCCTCTTGAAAGAGCATAGACAACTGAATTGCACTGAAACTTACAGTACTAAATGTTGTAGTATCTAGCAGAAAACAATCTCCTTTTTGCACCTCAAACAATCCTCATCACGAACATGAACATCAAAGCAAAACCTTCACATGCATAACAGCAAAAACTCGGAGAGCAAAGAGTATAATGCTGGCTACCAACAGGCATAAAAATTACCTCCTCCATTTTTTTTTCTCTGATAACTGAATTGTGTTCATGTAATTGCAGCAACATAACATCTGAAATTTGCATCCATCATATCTCCCGGCAGGCTACAATTCACCAAACTCCATCTTAAACTGAAAAATATCAAAAACGATAATCATACCAGCGGCATAACATCGATCATAGGTGGCGCGGgaattctttcttttctccttgtcAATCCAAAATAAAAACTATCCAGTGCATCCTCATAATTGGCTTCCACCAACAATGCTCGCATCTCGACTTGCCATGAAAACTTTGTGTCATAATACAACAGCTGAACATCGTACTTCATAATATCCATGAGTCGATAAAACTGTGATCACAAAGTAGTACAAGCCAAAGAAAAAATCTATGTAGAATTGCAGAGCAAAAACTAAAAAAGATAGCACCTGGAAGCAACTTCGCCATGTGTGGACATATACGGAGATTGAAAAGAATCTGAACATACAGATGATCTTCACGTGAACTAGCATACCTTGCCTGGGAACTTGACGAGAGCTAGGGAAGCATATCTCCTTCATCTTGAAAGAGCAAATCGGGATCTGGTACACGCTGCTGCTTTTCCCTCAATACTTGATGGGCAGTGCTAGAAATCCTCCGGAGGCTCCAAACTTTCCAGCCTCCTGCTtgcatgcgtgacacgtgtccacttTCACCTGAAATTTAGattttgcttcgtcgcagcaaaaaacctcccgcttttgcttcattgaagcaaaaaacggttcgactaAAGAGACTAAAAAGTAAGAGTGCTGTGACTCACTCAGATATTGTTTCTTCGCAGCAAAAAAAgtcccacttttgcttcattgaagcaaaaaacggttcatgtaaatacaaaaaagaaaaagacatgtcGGACGGAGCGAGgcaggagactcgccggagattcATCGGAGACCTCGTCGGTAGGGAATGCTGCGACCGACAACGGTGGTGCTGCAAGCCAGGGACGGTGGTGCTACAAGCCCGTGCGACAGCACTACCATCTGGTGGAGGCGGTGCTTCAAGGAGTGGGCATCGATGCTACGATTGTACAATATTGTTGCTTCTATTGTTTCCCTATTCTGTGACTTTAGTAGAAAAGTTTTGCTACAAGGTCTCCGGCGATGTTCTCCGACGAGGTCGTGTTTTTAGTACAAATGCTGCAATGCTATACTAGTATTGCTACAATTGTTCTGTCATAATGCTACTTTAGTACAAATgttttgctacgaggtctccaGCAACGGTGCTCCGGCGAGTTCTCCGGTGAAGTAcggtgctccggcgaggtctccggtgaagtacggtgctccggcgaggtctccggtgaagtacggtgctccggcgaagtctccggcgaggtccacAACAGAATGGTATTTGTGTTTTTTGTTTTAtgttgaaccgttttttgcttcaatgaagcaaagcgggactttttgcttcaatgaagcaaaagtgggatttAAAGCAAAACTGCAGGGAGAACCCGATCTAACGATTCAGAATGATTGGATCCAACGGTGGGAAATCCGGAGGCTGGGAGGTTTGTAGCCTCCGGAGGATATAGAGCATTTTCCATACTTGATCCTTAACAGATTAATGCCTCACGGTGAACAATCCCAGACTTACTTTACTTCGGGACTTGATCCGTGTGGTGGTtgacacacacgcacgcacataCATCTTCAACCCGATCTGGTACTCCACAGTAATTCACGCGTAGCTGCTCGTACGGGATTAATACCGACTAGAGGACAGGATACGTCGCTGGATCGGAAATTGTACCGGACAGGAAACAACAGCAACTGGACGGGGCTAGCGATCTCGGCAACTTGATGGAACGGCAATGGTGCGAAAACAAATCGCAAAAGGAAACGCATGAGTCGCCGCCGAAGCTGTATCGATCTCATAGATTCAATCTGACAAACCGTAACCTCTGAAACTGCGTGACGCCGACAAGGAAAAACTGCAAACATCCAGATCTAATTCTCTAGACCGGATTTCACAAACCACAACGTGGCTATGATTGGGCGAAGCTGCATAAGACCGAAAGACTGCGGCCGATGATCCAAACACGTGGTGCTGCCCAGGAGCACAATGGAGAAGTCTCCCGGGGCAGCGGATCGATCTCaagcctttgctctgataccacttgttataaaactgcgcaaataaaagtagatcaaacaagaacaagaacatagattttacgtggaaaacccaaacgggaaaaaccacgaaacgcacggcggcgctctcactataattggaggagtattacaatacacgagaggacagaccctctacgtgctatcaatatggagaaactctctctcatctattctatgactacctgagactatatataggggcaaacaactctctttcttggCGGACACGAAATAGAGTTGTACTGTGCTACGTCTAGCACGTTTGGCATACCATAGTCcgttaggactccttccatagtacaacaggtaaaTAGATTTCGGATCACCATACAACAGTCGTGTTGAAATATTCAGAACTACGTAAATCATTGACAACTGAAGCTTGAGGTCCTTAGCGCAAGCTTTGGCCCAAGCGAGAGCACCATGATGATTTTCAACACCGCATCATCAGTTATAGTTGCTTGGACCAATTTTGCAATATTTGATATTCTCTATTTATGTATCTGTACTGGTAGATCATTTATTTAACCCTCTTTATTCACATGATCCAGATGAGACGCAGTCCCTTGCAAAAAAAATCAGACCGTTTGACACGGTACGGACTGCTTTAACTGAACGTCTCAACGGCTTGCCGTGGAGAACACCCAACTGACGTCCATAACTAACCCCTGGCAATCACTATATAAGCTCAACAGGCTTGACTCTCAAACCACAAAGCAACCAACAATTCATTGTAGCAGCAACCAAGGAAAAGAGGGTTCATTATATTTCCAGAGCCAGCTTGTCAATTATCTAAGATGGCAACTGCAAGAGTTCTAGCCACCTCTGCAGTCTTCCTCCTTGTAGCACTCTGCACCTCCCATGCCGCGTCCTCGCTCCGCCTAGGGCTCGACGTGTGCCGTGCGAGCAGCTACCTCCCTGGAAAAGCAGGTCACTGTGAGCAGAGCAATGACCCTGACTGTTGTGAGGATGGTAAGAGGTACCCGCAATACCACTGCTCACCTCCGGTCACCGCGAGCACCAAGGCCGTCCTGACACTCAATAGTTTCGAGAAGGGTAAGGATGGCGGTGGCCCATCGGAGTGCGACAACGCTTACCACAGCGACGAGGAGATGGTCGTCGCACTCTCCACTGGCTGGTTCGAAAACATGGGTCGTTGCGGGCACCGCATCAAGATCACCGCGAATGGTAAATCTGTGTATGCCAAGGTGGTGGATGAGTGTGACTCTGTGTACGGCTGCGACGACGAGCACAACTACGAACCACCCTGCGCCAACAATATCGTCGACGCCTCGCCGGCTGTGTGGAATGCTCTGGGTCTCGACCAAAACGTTGGTATGGAGGGCATCACCTGGTCCGACAACTGATAAGAAGAAGATGCAATGCCCATTAATTGCATCACCCGTGTTCAATTTCCATATCGAGTGTAGTGTGCGCACATATTAGTAGTTCTCTGTACAAAGATTGAATCATATTCTATCGGTTGTTGTACATGTATATTATCTTTTAATAACATTTATTTTAAGTATTGTTACAATATGCACCATATATGTTGGACTCTAATCATAGTACGAGTGTTTGCAACGCACAAGTGAATAGCTAGTGCAGATCACTAGAATACTTGTGCGTACGTTTTTAAAAACTTTGCAGATCAACAACAAACAAGGCTGCAGAAACTATGAGGGAGGGCATGGTCTTGGATCAGTCGGCTGAACGGAGGATGGAGGCAGCAGCAGATGGCCATCTCGAGACGGAAACGAAGTAAGATAAGAGCGACAATGGCAGATGCTAGTCGCGATGGAGTGCAGTCTATCGACCGCTCGATTTTGGCGGGCTGCGGATTCCAAACCTGCAGGCTAAGGGGGTGGCTCTCAGGGAAATGGTTGTGGCAGAGCAACAAGGCGTCGGATAAACCTTGGCTGCATCTTCCGATCTGCATTGATACCCAAGCGTGGGCGTTGTTCAACGCGGCAGTGCAATTCAACCTTGGTGATGGTCTGAAGATCAATTTTTGGCATGATCCTTGGCTTGATGGAGTGAGCATCGTGCCTCTCCTATTATTCAAGCATTGCACTAACAGAAGCATTTGTGTCGCCCATGCCTTGCATAACTACAAATGCACCACTTCAAATGTGACCTGCCCCACGATGCCCTGAGATAATTCATGTCCTTATACACTGGATTGACTGTGGTGCAGCTAAGGGAGGGTGTGACCGACACGATCACTTAGCGAAGGACAGCTGAAACACAGCCACATCGGCTTATGAAATGCAGTTTGAAGGCTCGGCTCGTTTCAATTTCAAAGAGACTATCTGGAACAATATGGTGCACCACTCAAATGTCAGATCTTCGCTTGGTTAGCTACCCTTGGTAAATGCAACACTGCAGATTGCCATATGAAGAAAGGATGGCCTCACGACATCGCTTTTCTCCTATGCCTCAGTGAGCCAGACTCGGCTATTCACCTGCTTGTGACTCGCAATGTCACAAGAAGAATGTgggataagatacttgttacggcTCAGTTGCGCAATAGCCTAACGCCAACCCATAACAAAGAGAATCTGCAGTTTTGGCTCACGGCCGACTCCCAGCTCGTCCAACCTGCCACCAAGCGCTAAGGATGCAATGGCCTTGTCCAGCGCACATGGTGATCGATATGAAAGGAGTGCAGCGTGCGCATATTTTAGAACATGGCCACACCAATCAATAGAATCCATGCATCTATCATTGACAAAGCGAAGCTTTGGAGAAGTGTTGGTAGATCAAGTGTTGCTAGCCTTCTGTTTAGACCTAGGGAACCTGACCGAAAGTTTTAgcatcttgttgctactaggagctttccctagattttttttttccagTCTTGTTCATTTTTCTTCAGCTTTGTACGTCTTGTGCTCTTCTTCTAATTAATTAGTGAAAAGCACGCCAGGCCATTACAAACCTCTTCTAAATGATCGGAGTCAACAGTTGTGCCGGGCTCATTGGGCAGTCCAAATTGACTACATATGTGTCGAAAACAGAACACCAGACCTATTTCTAAGATTTTAACAAATCACATGGTTATTATCAACTGAAATTTTGAAATGATTATTTAACTTAAATAAATTATTGTGTTTGTATTATACAGAAATTGTCATTTTCGATGGATTATATGGAAAAATTAGACAAAGTTTATATGCCACGAATTATAGAGATTGTCCTTGCGGCCAATTTGAGTGGTCATTTATCTATTTTGGCTCAGCCGTTTGTCCGGGGTGATAGAAACAAGTTTCTGCCCTGATGTTAAAAAACATGTGTGTTTATGTTTTTTTCCTATAGTCTTTTATGCCCTTCTATTGATCTTAAAATCGTAAAACAAAATGGTGCAAATAACTGGGACATTCAGGTTCATAGATCAATTTGGTTTGCTCAATTTTATTCATCGGTTCCCTTGTGGTGAAATTCGTAAGCTGGCTAATCACTATCATCAATCTAGGAACTATAgcttaaaaattatatttttaagttaaaaaatgcaaaaaaaaaatcctagatgtaCCAATAATgaaatctacaaacatgcaaagtctcaatgtgaaattattttaggctacacaaaactgACAAACAtgtggatctgagtatagtgaatagtgcatatttAAAACTATAAAACTTgttagattttgttatttttgtgtagcttagaatACAAACAATCTCACATTAAGTTTTTCCATGTTTAtagcatacatcattggctaagatttttttcagatttttttttaaaatattaaaatataACTTGGCTTCTGCTTCCATAGACCCCAAATCTCAAAACAGTGTAAACCACTAAAGAGGTATCGTGGTATTATTTAATCTCAGCGGAATTACATTGTTTTGAGATTTGGGGTCTATGGAATCACAAGCCAAGAGCTATATGTATCTTGGCCTCTGGTTGCTATTTTTGGCTTTCTTAGCTTTACATATTATTACTATACTATACCTGCTCCAGGTCaccagatggatattcacttgcctATGTAGAGCTCGCTCCAGTTCTCTTAATTACCATCTTCATGCTACGGGTAGGGATCCATCCTCTCTTCTGCCAACGAGTAATGCAGGCACACCGAAAACACAACACACGATATGCTAATCCATCGAACTtttggcaaaaaggaccacctccacgagtgaattgtcaaaaaggaccaccttcaaATGAAATTGACAAAAATAACCACCTGCGCCCGTGGCGGCAAGCTCGCCAAGCAACACGTGGCACCTGCCGCCACCGCCTGTGGCGGCAAGCTCCCCCAAGCGACATGTGGCACCTGCCGTCACAGGCTGTGGCGGCACATACTATTCACCCACAGCCTGTGAACAATGCCTGCCGCCacgggtggtggtggcaggtgCCACGTGTCGCTTGTCGGTGCGTGAACAGTACATGCCGTCATAGGCTGTGGCGGAAGGTGCCACGTGTCGCTTGGGGCCGCCACAACgtaggtggtcttttttgtcaatttcGAAGGTGGTACTTTTTGACAATGAGGTGGTGTTATGCTAAGATTCAATCGCCCACCTAGCTAAGGTAAATGGCACGACACTAATGACTGAACAACCACTCAGGCCTCAAAAATCAAGCACCACTGTATGCTTACCTGAGACAACACCACAAATTATGTAATCAGATCTAAATATATGTTAGTACCAGCAAATTAATAATCTTCACTATCATGCATAAGTATATAAGTACATTCTCGTACAATATATTGTTTAATAGTACTATAACGTCGCAAACATCGTCAATATTATCTCGTGGGCGCGACGTGCCTCCACGCCACCCACACCTTCCTAGTAGTTTTTGATGGCAAATACTCCTATATAGGTGACATCCATCTCTCAATACAAACAACCATTGACAAACAAACATGATTACCTATTTATTTACTTCATATATAGTTCGCCTAAAAAAGATATAAACACGATTACATTGAACATGTACAAGGATGaactttttt contains the following coding sequences:
- the LOC124655769 gene encoding putative ripening-related protein 5 codes for the protein MATARVLATSAVFLLVALCTSHAASSLRLGLDVCRASSYLPGKAGHCEQSNDPDCCEDGKRYPQYHCSPPVTASTKAVLTLNSFEKGKDGGGPSECDNAYHSDEEMVVALSTGWFENMGRCGHRIKITANGKSVYAKVVDECDSVYGCDDEHNYEPPCANNIVDASPAVWNALGLDQNVGMEGITWSDN